CAAAAGCTGGTGAATTGAGCGCCATTGTTTGTTCCGAAAAAACTCCATCCGTATGCGCGCAGCTTCTTTATAGAACAGACATTTCTTCTGAAACAGAAGGTCAGTTTCAAGTTCTAATTCAAGGTTTCGATGGCACAACCATCAACAACTTCAAAGCGGATCTTTGGATGAACATGGGCCATCATGGTCATGGCTCATCTCCTGTTGATATCGTAGAAAACGCCAACGGCGTTTATCTGGTGACCAACGCATGGTTCGTGATGCGCGGAAAATGGGATGTGCGTCTTGATTTCGTTCTGAACGGTCAGGCTGAGCACTTGGAAATTCCGGTTTACGTGGCGAAATAATTGCCCCACACACACATCTGAAACGAAAAAAAGCCAGGATCACTCCTGGCTTTTTTTTATTCAAATATCTTCGTAGTTTTAGTGATTTACATCCAACATCTTACGAACTTCTTCAACGTGCTCAGTCTCCAAACGGATCTGACCGCGCACCAGTTCTTCAAGAGCCACGTCGTCACCAACATGTTTCAAAAGATCTTTATACTTAGCCAAAGCTTTCAATTCGAAATCCAGGCTTTCTGCCAAAATATCCAAAACTTTGTGCGTGTTGGTTTCCGGCACCGGAGACACCTTCAATGAAGGATGCCCCCCGTATGCTGTGATCTTTTCACCGATCATGGAGGCGTGGGCATAACCCTCGTTCGCCTGATCATGGAACCATTTAACGATAGGAATACGATTCGGTCCTTTGATCATCAGCGCATAGTGCAAATAACGAATAACCGCAGAGATTTCCATTTCGATAATCTCATTCAGCAATTCCACGATTTTCTTTTTGTCTTCTGGCACTGACATTAGGAGCCTCCTTAACTATTCCGCTAATTATTCCGCTAATTATTCCGCTAATTATTCGTCATCCAGCTCGTCATCACCGACGACGCCCAGATTGTATTTCTCAATGCGATAACGCATAGAACGGAAAGAAATATGAAGCAATTTTGCTGCTCTCTTCTTAACGCCACCCGCAGAGTGAATCGCTTTGATCAAAAGTTCTTTTTCAATTTGGCCCATGACCTTATCCAAGTCAACACCGTCATCACCCATCTCAATTTCATTGGATGACGCCATTTTGCGGCCAGAAGATGTGTTCACCATTGGCGGCAATGATTCAGGCAGAATCGTCGCACCACCCTCCAAGGCCACAGTACGCTCGATCATGTTTTCAAGCTCACGCACGTTACCTGGATAGTCATACTTCTTCAGAATTTCCATGGCTTCAACACTGATCGCACCGATGTTTTTATTCAGGCGCTCATTGTATTTCTTCAGGAAATGGTTGGCCAAAAGTGGCACGTCCTCACGACGCTCACGCAAGCCCGGAGTTCTGATATTGATTACATTCAAACGATAGAACAAATCCTGACGGAAAGTGCCCTTAGCCACCATCTCCTCAAGATTTCTGTTTGTCGCAGCGATGATACGCACTTCCACTTTCGCGTCTTCTGTGGCACCCACACGACGAATCACGCGTTCTTGAATTGCACGAAGAAGCTTAACCTGAATCGTCAATGGCAACTCACCGACCTCATCCAGGAACAGTGTTCCGCCATCAGCAACTTCAAATAGACCGGCCTTATCAACCACTGCACCGGTAAAGGAGCCTTTTTTATGACCGAACATTTCTGATTCCATCAGATTTTCAGGAATCGCACCGCAGTTCACGGTAACGAAAGGACGATCTTTCAACGGACCGTTATAATGGATCGCTTTGGCAACGACCTCTTTACCTGTACCTGATTCCCCCGTGATCAAAACGTTTGTTGGCGTTTGTGATACACGTTTAACCATGTCAAAGATGACGTGCATTGCCGGGGAGTTCCCCACCATGCTTTGGAATGAGTATTCCTTGGTAAGTTCTTTTTTAAGAGTTCTATTTTCAACTTCCAAATTGCGCGAACGAAGCGCGTTTTGAATGTTCAAACGAACTTCATCGATCTTAAATGGCTTCGTCAGATAGTCGTAGGCGCCCATTTTCATGGCTTCAACAGCTGTCTCTGTCGTGCCGAATGCGGTGATCAACATAAACACTGTATCCGGATAGGATTCTTTCACGTGTTTAAGAAGTTCAATCCCCGTCACATGAGGCATCTGCAAATCGGAGATGATCATATCGAA
This is a stretch of genomic DNA from Bdellovibrio sp. GT3. It encodes these proteins:
- a CDS encoding ferritin-like domain-containing protein; translation: MSVPEDKKKIVELLNEIIEMEISAVIRYLHYALMIKGPNRIPIVKWFHDQANEGYAHASMIGEKITAYGGHPSLKVSPVPETNTHKVLDILAESLDFELKALAKYKDLLKHVGDDVALEELVRGQIRLETEHVEEVRKMLDVNH
- a CDS encoding sigma-54-dependent transcriptional regulator, with amino-acid sequence MKPRILVVDDEESIREFLEIMLKKEGYEITLAEDGQKAKDLLTKKSFDMIISDLQMPHVTGIELLKHVKESYPDTVFMLITAFGTTETAVEAMKMGAYDYLTKPFKIDEVRLNIQNALRSRNLEVENRTLKKELTKEYSFQSMVGNSPAMHVIFDMVKRVSQTPTNVLITGESGTGKEVVAKAIHYNGPLKDRPFVTVNCGAIPENLMESEMFGHKKGSFTGAVVDKAGLFEVADGGTLFLDEVGELPLTIQVKLLRAIQERVIRRVGATEDAKVEVRIIAATNRNLEEMVAKGTFRQDLFYRLNVINIRTPGLRERREDVPLLANHFLKKYNERLNKNIGAISVEAMEILKKYDYPGNVRELENMIERTVALEGGATILPESLPPMVNTSSGRKMASSNEIEMGDDGVDLDKVMGQIEKELLIKAIHSAGGVKKRAAKLLHISFRSMRYRIEKYNLGVVGDDELDDE